Proteins from one Streptomyces genisteinicus genomic window:
- a CDS encoding response regulator transcription factor translates to MTAAHDAHPFPVSVDTGKLDLLTGREREVLRHLARGRTNRVLAGQLGIAERTLRAHITSIVRKLDVGSRFEASLVAVQHHDTLAEDAIAS, encoded by the coding sequence ATGACAGCGGCGCACGACGCCCATCCGTTTCCCGTGTCGGTGGACACCGGGAAACTCGACCTGCTCACCGGCCGGGAGCGCGAAGTGCTGCGCCATCTGGCCAGGGGCAGGACCAACCGCGTCCTCGCCGGGCAGCTCGGGATCGCCGAGCGGACCCTGCGGGCGCACATCACCAGCATCGTCCGGAAGCTGGACGTCGGATCGCGGTTCGAGGCGAGCCTCGTCGCGGTCCAGCATCACGACACCTTGGCCGAGGACGCCATCGCCTCCTGA